The Sulfolobus sp. A20 genomic interval AAGAATTTCCACCTTTGACGTTAACAAGATATAAGATCGCACAAGCCATTTTCGGTCCCTTACCAATTCCACCATAGTCTTTAGGTATTAAAATAGATCCTAAACCAAGCTCGATGAACTCATTCATGAACTCTGAGGGAAATTCCCTTTTTATATCCTTATCTAGCCAATACCTTTCATTATACTTATCCATCAATTGGTTTACAGAGTCTAAAATTAACCTGTCCTCCTCTGATAGAGGAATCATAAAATAATATTTTATCTATACCTAAAATACTTTAGTTAAGAGGCTAAAGATTTATATTTTAACAGATGTAGAAATAAACGTTAAATTTGAAAACACCTTGTAGGTATTTATGAATAAAACTGTGATATGAAGAGTTTAAATTAGTACGTTAATAGAGTGTAAATAGGGATTTCATAAAAATTACGAAGTGACGAGTCGCCATTCATGGTGGGTAGGAAGTCAGATTCACATTCTAAACCTCTTTCCTGCCTTAAAATGTGAGATTTTCTCTCGTCAGCATTACTAGTTCTTCACGTCTATGGTAAGTTAAATATACTTTTATTGAAAATTATGCCAAAAAAATATTTTAGTTCTAAAGAATAGAAAAATTCAAGTAAATTTTTAATATTAAAAAATTAGTAACTTAACATATGAGTGACCTTAAAACAAATCCAGATTATTATGTAGCAAGAGTAGATAGATTACCTACATGGGGACTATCCTATGCCATAATATGGGCAATGGGATTTAGCTTTTTCATAACATTATATGACGTTATAAACGTAGGTTTCGCATTACCATATATACCATTCGTCGTCACGGGATTTCAAGCTTCACTGGTAGCCTCTTTAGGTCTATGGGGATATGTCGTAGGGGCGCCACTTTTCTCTTACTTCGCAGATATCATAGGAAGAAGACCTACATTAATATTTACGGCTTTGCTCACAGCAATAGGGAGTTTAGGGGATGCCTTATCAGTAAATTACCCTATGTTAGCAGCATTTAGATTTATAACTGGAATGGCAATTGGTGCTGACCTAGTATTAGTTATGACTTACATGTCCGAAATGTCACCCTCAGCCAAAAGAGGTAGATATACTAATTTAGCATTTATTGGAGGATGGGCTGGAATAGGGATTGGTCCATTCATAGCTGCTATTATTGTTACTAGTATACCATCAATAGGTTGGAGAATAGTGTTCTTAGTAGGAGCTATCTTGGCGTTTTTAGCTCTTGCAATCAGAGCGTATGCTCCCGAAACGGTTAGATTCCTAGCCTCAAAAGGTAAGTTTGATGAGGCAGAAAAGATAATTTCCTCAATGGAAAAAGTTTCTATGATTAGAACTAGTCTTACGTCATTGCCAGAGCCAGACATGAGAATGTATAACGTTCCAAAGCAAAATCCCTTCAAGATATTAGCTAAACCTAAATATCTAAAGAGGTTATTAGCGTTATTCTTCTTAATGTTTTTCGTCTACTTCATGGATTATCCATTTTTAGTAATCCCAGAGACGTGGGCTAAGGTAGTGTTAGGCTATTCTGGAGCCTTACTATCACAAATAGTCTTTTTATTTGGTCTAGCAGGTATAGGAGCTTTTCTAGGGTCTATAATACTAAGACCCTTCATCGATAAGTATGATAGAAGGAAGATGACCATAATTTCTGTGATCATATATACGTTGGGAACCGGTATTATGGGGTATGGAGGTGCAATAAGGTCGTCAACATTATTCTTCATAGGAGCATTCTTAGCTGAGCTCATAGGAGTAGGTTGGTATCAGCTTTACTACCAGATGTGTATAGATAACTTTCCCACAGCTGCTAGAGCTACTGGATATTCTATAGCTGATGGAGTAGGACACGCAGGAGGTGCTGTGGGATTACTCGTCATACTTCCTCTCATATATGCCTTAGGAAATGTGGGAGGATGGACAATACCGTGGATACCCGCAATAATAATGGCTATATTGGTACTTTTCTTAACACCCAATACGGTGGGTAAGAGGTTAGAAGAAATTAACGAAGCAACAGATCAATAAAAAATTAATCTTTTTTCCTTCCTAATATTTCATATAACTCTTTTTCTGACATTGACATCTTGCTATTAGTAAACTTCTTCCATAGACTATTTAAGACTACTTTTCCAGCTATTTGCTCTAAAGTCCACTCTCTTGCAAATTCCCCATTTTGTATCTTTTCAGCCTCCTCCTCACATATTCTTTTAACTATATCATAATACTTCTCTGCCCTGCTCAAATGCCCGTATTGGCTAGTAGTGGAATGGAACTTCAGTTGCTCGAATAATCC includes:
- a CDS encoding MFS transporter, with the translated sequence MSDLKTNPDYYVARVDRLPTWGLSYAIIWAMGFSFFITLYDVINVGFALPYIPFVVTGFQASLVASLGLWGYVVGAPLFSYFADIIGRRPTLIFTALLTAIGSLGDALSVNYPMLAAFRFITGMAIGADLVLVMTYMSEMSPSAKRGRYTNLAFIGGWAGIGIGPFIAAIIVTSIPSIGWRIVFLVGAILAFLALAIRAYAPETVRFLASKGKFDEAEKIISSMEKVSMIRTSLTSLPEPDMRMYNVPKQNPFKILAKPKYLKRLLALFFLMFFVYFMDYPFLVIPETWAKVVLGYSGALLSQIVFLFGLAGIGAFLGSIILRPFIDKYDRRKMTIISVIIYTLGTGIMGYGGAIRSSTLFFIGAFLAELIGVGWYQLYYQMCIDNFPTAARATGYSIADGVGHAGGAVGLLVILPLIYALGNVGGWTIPWIPAIIMAILVLFLTPNTVGKRLEEINEATDQ